The proteins below come from a single Myxococcota bacterium genomic window:
- a CDS encoding acyl-CoA dehydrogenase family protein yields the protein MRIEDTPEEAAFRREARAWLAANARPRTGTDADESVLRHHTPEAEAAHFERCRAWQRRLYEGGFAALTWPESVGGRGLTAAHQIVFHEEMRAFDCTTGFLASIIALVGPALLAYGTEEQRRHYVPRLLSGDDVWCQLFSEPDAGSDLANLRARAEDAGDAWIVNGQKLWTTGAQYSDLGLLLVRTNPDAPKHAGITCLVADVRAPGVDVRPLVTSTGGVHFNEVFFRDVRVPKADVLGEVDGGWAVARTTLANESVMIGTSAIGTRDVDALAALARTAGRLDDADTRERLARVYLNERILELFRTRMQAAVRAGRTPDVDGSVLKVFWAESRAFKDAVALDLLGADGLLDGADAPAEGYWQGQYLDFPMGTIGGGTCEVHRNGIGERVLGLPREPREDRTTPFRALRRA from the coding sequence ATGCGCATCGAGGACACGCCCGAGGAGGCCGCGTTCCGGCGCGAGGCGCGCGCCTGGCTCGCCGCGAACGCGCGGCCGCGCACGGGAACCGACGCGGACGAGTCCGTGCTGCGCCACCACACGCCGGAGGCCGAAGCCGCGCACTTCGAGCGCTGCCGCGCCTGGCAGCGCCGCCTGTACGAAGGCGGCTTCGCCGCGCTCACGTGGCCCGAGTCGGTCGGGGGGCGGGGGCTCACGGCCGCCCACCAGATCGTGTTCCACGAGGAGATGCGCGCCTTCGACTGCACGACCGGCTTCCTCGCCTCGATCATCGCCCTCGTCGGACCGGCGCTGCTCGCGTACGGGACCGAGGAGCAGCGGCGGCACTACGTGCCGCGCCTGCTCTCGGGCGACGACGTCTGGTGCCAGCTCTTCAGCGAGCCCGACGCGGGCTCCGACCTCGCGAACCTGCGCGCGCGCGCCGAGGACGCGGGCGACGCGTGGATCGTCAACGGACAGAAGCTGTGGACGACGGGCGCGCAGTACTCCGACCTCGGCCTGCTCCTCGTGCGCACGAACCCCGACGCGCCGAAGCACGCCGGCATCACGTGCCTCGTCGCCGACGTGCGCGCGCCGGGGGTCGACGTGCGCCCGCTCGTCACGAGCACGGGCGGCGTGCACTTCAACGAGGTGTTCTTCCGCGACGTGCGCGTCCCGAAGGCCGACGTGCTCGGCGAGGTCGACGGCGGCTGGGCCGTCGCGCGCACGACGCTCGCCAACGAGTCGGTGATGATCGGGACGTCGGCGATCGGCACGCGCGACGTCGACGCGCTCGCCGCGCTCGCGCGCACGGCCGGGCGGCTCGACGACGCCGACACGCGCGAGCGCCTCGCGCGCGTGTACCTGAACGAGCGCATCCTCGAGCTCTTCCGCACGCGCATGCAGGCGGCCGTGCGCGCGGGACGCACACCCGACGTCGATGGATCCGTCCTCAAGGTGTTCTGGGCGGAGTCGCGCGCGTTCAAGGACGCCGTCGCTCTCGACCTGCTCGGCGCCGACGGGCTGCTCGACGGCGCCGACGCGCCGGCCGAGGGCTACTGGCAGGGCCAGTACCTCGACTTCCCGATGGGCACGATCGGCGGCGGCACGTGCGAGGTGCACCGCAACGGGATCGGCGAGCGCGTGCTCGGCCTGCCGCGCGAGCCGCGCGAGGATCGGACGACTCCGTTCCGCGCGCTGCGGCGCGCCTGA